The DNA sequence ATCAGAAGCACGATCTTTTCTATCATCGTCCGCGCCCGGACATCGGCGGTACTATACCCGGCGGCAGGTGCTACGTTAACCCGAGCGAAGCGCGACGGTCTCCCTGAGATCGGGCTTCGCGATCACTCGAGCCTCGGAGGGACTTGGGATGAGACAGCCGGCCGGCCGCGAGACCAACCTCAGGCAACGGCTCGCGCAGGCCTGCCGCATTCTGGCGTGGGCCGGCCAGGGCGACGACATCTGGGGGCACGCCACCGTGCGCGTCCCCGGGACCGACACCTTCTGGATGAAGCCTCACAAGATGGGGCTCGAGGAAGTGCGAGCTCAGGATCTGCTCCTGGTGAACCTCGACGGCAAGGTCGTCAAGGGAACGCGGCCCCGCCACAGCGAGGTCTTCATCCACGCGGAGATCATGCGGGCGCGGCCCGACGTCGGCGCCGTCGTCCACACGCATCCGGTGGCCCCCACGGTCTTTGCCTCGCTCGGCGTGCCGCTCCGCGCGATCACCCACGAAGGCTCCTACTTCACGCCGCCCGATGTCCCGCGCTTCGATGAAACCTCCGATCTCATCGTCACGCCGG is a window from the Candidatus Methylomirabilota bacterium genome containing:
- a CDS encoding class II aldolase/adducin family protein, with the translated sequence MRQPAGRETNLRQRLAQACRILAWAGQGDDIWGHATVRVPGTDTFWMKPHKMGLEEVRAQDLLLVNLDGKVVKGTRPRHSEVFIHAEIMRARPDVGAVVHTHPVAPTVFASLGVPLRAITHEGSYFTPPDVPRFDETSDLIVTPERGKSVARALGGRPALLLVAHGIVTVGATIEEATVNALCIDKAARAQLMVPGGVPRHWSSDEDALAKRARVHNPQNFGDRWTYLLRKLAEAR